A genomic region of Enterococcus sp. 12C11_DIV0727 contains the following coding sequences:
- a CDS encoding response regulator transcription factor produces the protein MSNILIIEDEKNLARFVELELKHEGYTTEVHYNGRTGLEAALNNDWDAILLDLMLPELNGLEVCRRVRQVKNTPIIMMTARDSVIDRVSGLDHGADDYIVKPFAIEELLARLRALLRRIDIEGDKNVAKQTTITYRDLTIEKENRVVRRNSEMIELTKREYELLLTLMENVNVVLARDVLLNKVWGYETEVETNVVDVYIRYLRNKIDVPGEESYIQTVRGTGYVMRS, from the coding sequence ATGAGTAATATTCTAATTATTGAAGATGAAAAAAACTTAGCGCGTTTTGTAGAACTGGAGTTGAAACACGAAGGTTACACTACAGAAGTTCACTACAATGGACGTACTGGTTTAGAAGCGGCTTTAAATAATGATTGGGATGCTATCCTTTTAGATTTAATGTTGCCTGAATTGAACGGGCTTGAAGTTTGTCGACGTGTACGCCAAGTGAAAAATACACCAATCATCATGATGACCGCACGTGATTCAGTGATCGATCGTGTATCAGGCTTAGACCATGGAGCAGACGACTATATTGTAAAACCATTTGCCATAGAAGAATTGTTAGCACGCTTACGCGCATTACTTCGTCGAATCGATATCGAAGGAGATAAAAACGTGGCCAAACAAACAACGATTACTTATCGTGATTTAACGATTGAAAAAGAAAATCGTGTTGTTCGCCGTAACTCTGAAATGATTGAACTCACTAAGCGTGAATATGAATTATTATTAACATTGATGGAAAATGTAAATGTTGTATTAGCTCGTGATGTACTATTAAATAAAGTCTGGGGTTATGAAACAGAAGTCGAAACAAACGTTGTCGACGTTTATATCCGTTATTTACGTAATAAAATTGATGTTCCAGGCGAGGAGAGCTACATTCAAACTGTTCGTGGAACAGGTTATGTGATGCGCTCGTGA
- a CDS encoding HAMP domain-containing sensor histidine kinase, translating into MKKAVKKELKGPSLTIKWASASSFFIFVVFTIFAVITYKSSVNLIVEKERENVERTVAEVGNRLANAEENLTVSDVYDRLKTPSVDETDLDNKKISVEGSLMEMDTMLSELGQPALFLSVYDKNGKLVFETQKVQSKLVKEEKQGAEIRTLNDKTGFLIIQPVYSKDNREQVGYIQAFYELSSFYDIRNRLLLTLIVLEIISLILSSVLGFILSTYFLKPLKVLRDTMDTIRKDPQSDIHMPDIHSNDELADLAEIFNEMLDRMRRYIEQQEQFVEDVSHELRTPVAIIEGHLNLLNRWGKEDPEVLDESLEASLQEIVRMKSLVQEMLDLSRAEQVDVQYPNHTSNAKQVVYQVFNNFKILYPDFVITLDDDLLQEVTLGIYRNHFEQLLVIVLDNAMKYSTTRKEVHISISKTLSEFEIAIQDFGEGIPEEDLAKIFNRFYRVDKARARNKGGNGLGLSIAKQLVENYKGRIDAESVVHQGTIFRIYIPIVEKNENAE; encoded by the coding sequence ATGAAAAAAGCAGTAAAAAAAGAACTGAAGGGGCCCTCATTAACAATCAAGTGGGCTTCTGCAAGTTCTTTCTTCATATTTGTAGTATTTACTATTTTTGCTGTGATTACTTATAAATCTTCCGTGAATCTAATCGTTGAGAAAGAACGAGAAAATGTTGAAAGAACCGTTGCCGAGGTAGGAAATCGTTTAGCCAATGCCGAAGAAAATCTTACAGTTTCTGATGTTTATGACAGATTAAAAACGCCTAGTGTTGATGAAACGGACTTAGACAATAAAAAGATCTCCGTAGAAGGATCACTGATGGAGATGGATACTATGCTTTCGGAGTTAGGACAACCAGCACTGTTTTTATCTGTGTATGATAAGAACGGAAAGTTAGTATTCGAAACACAGAAGGTTCAAAGCAAACTGGTGAAAGAAGAAAAGCAAGGTGCTGAAATTAGGACATTAAATGACAAAACCGGTTTTTTGATCATTCAACCTGTATACTCAAAAGATAACAGGGAACAAGTCGGTTATATACAAGCTTTTTATGAACTATCTTCTTTTTATGACATTCGAAATCGTTTATTGCTAACACTAATCGTTTTAGAAATAATCTCATTGATTCTAAGTAGTGTTTTAGGATTCATTTTATCCACTTACTTCTTGAAACCATTAAAGGTTTTGAGAGATACAATGGATACTATCAGAAAGGATCCGCAGTCGGATATCCATATGCCGGATATCCACTCTAATGATGAATTAGCTGATCTGGCCGAAATCTTTAATGAAATGTTGGATCGTATGAGACGTTATATTGAGCAGCAAGAGCAGTTTGTGGAAGATGTTTCTCATGAATTACGCACACCAGTTGCGATTATTGAAGGACATCTGAATTTACTTAATCGCTGGGGGAAAGAAGATCCTGAAGTCTTAGATGAATCTTTAGAAGCTAGCTTGCAGGAAATTGTACGTATGAAGAGTTTAGTTCAAGAAATGTTAGATCTTTCTCGTGCTGAACAAGTCGATGTTCAGTATCCAAACCATACATCCAATGCCAAGCAAGTTGTTTATCAAGTGTTTAACAATTTTAAAATTTTATATCCGGATTTTGTTATTACGTTAGACGATGACTTACTGCAGGAAGTAACATTAGGGATTTATCGAAATCACTTTGAACAGCTTTTGGTAATTGTTCTGGATAATGCAATGAAATATTCAACAACTCGCAAAGAAGTTCATATTTCAATTTCAAAAACGTTAAGTGAATTTGAAATTGCTATCCAAGATTTTGGTGAAGGGATTCCAGAAGAAGATCTAGCTAAAATATTTAATCGCTTTTATCGAGTTGATAAAGCCAGAGCACGGAATAAAGGTGGAAATGGTTTAGGGCTCTCGATTGCTAAGCAACTTGTAGAAAATTATAAAGGAAGAATAGATGCTGAAAGTGTTGTTCATCAAGGAACGATTTTTAGGATTTACATTCCAATAGTAGAAAAAAATGAAAATGCAGAGTAG
- the gndA gene encoding NADP-dependent phosphogluconate dehydrogenase, translated as MTKQQFGVVGMAVMGKNLALNIESRGYSVALFNRTGSKTTDVVEEHPDKNFKATYTIEEFVDSIEKPRRIMLMVQAGFATDATIQELLPHLDKGDILIDGGNTFFKDTIRRNEELANSGINFIGTGVSGGEEGALKGPSIMPGGQKEAYELVAPILEKISAKAEDGEACVTYIGPNGAGHYVKMVHNGIEYGDMQLIAESYDLMKNILGVSVDEMAEIFKEWNQGELDSYLVEITADILTRIDDEGTGKPIVDVIMDAAGNKGTGKWTSQSALDLGVPLPLITESVFARFISAYKDERVKASKVLAKPEAPAYQGDKKELIEKIREALYFSKIMSYAQGFAQLRVASEDYKWDLPFGDIAKIWRAGCIIRAQFLQKITDAYDKNPTIENLLLDEYFIDITKRYQQSVRDVVSIAVQAGVPVPTFASAIAYYDSYRSERLPANLIQAQRDYFGAHTYQRTDKEGTYHYSWYNEE; from the coding sequence ATGACAAAACAACAATTTGGTGTAGTCGGAATGGCTGTAATGGGAAAAAATTTAGCCTTAAATATCGAAAGTAGAGGCTATTCAGTTGCTCTATTTAATCGTACAGGTTCAAAAACAACGGATGTCGTTGAAGAACATCCAGATAAGAATTTTAAAGCGACTTATACTATTGAAGAGTTTGTAGACTCTATTGAAAAACCTCGCCGTATTATGTTGATGGTTCAAGCTGGTTTTGCAACAGATGCGACGATTCAAGAATTATTGCCTCATTTAGATAAAGGGGATATCTTGATCGATGGCGGGAATACTTTCTTTAAAGATACGATTCGTAGAAATGAAGAATTAGCTAATTCAGGGATCAACTTTATCGGGACTGGTGTTTCCGGTGGTGAAGAAGGTGCGCTAAAAGGTCCTTCAATCATGCCTGGTGGTCAAAAAGAAGCTTATGAATTAGTAGCGCCGATTTTAGAAAAAATTTCGGCTAAAGCAGAAGACGGCGAAGCATGTGTTACCTATATTGGTCCTAATGGTGCTGGTCATTATGTTAAAATGGTGCACAACGGTATCGAATATGGTGATATGCAGCTGATCGCTGAATCGTATGACTTGATGAAAAATATTCTTGGTGTTTCAGTTGATGAAATGGCAGAAATTTTCAAAGAATGGAATCAAGGGGAATTAGATAGTTATCTTGTAGAGATCACAGCAGATATTTTGACACGTATTGACGATGAAGGAACAGGAAAACCAATCGTTGATGTTATTATGGATGCTGCTGGCAATAAAGGAACAGGTAAATGGACAAGTCAAAGTGCTTTGGATTTAGGTGTACCATTACCGTTGATCACTGAGTCAGTTTTTGCGCGTTTCATTTCCGCTTATAAAGATGAACGTGTCAAAGCAAGTAAAGTTTTAGCAAAACCTGAAGCACCTGCATACCAAGGTGATAAGAAGGAACTGATCGAAAAAATTCGTGAAGCTCTTTACTTCAGTAAAATCATGAGTTATGCGCAAGGGTTTGCTCAATTGCGTGTTGCTTCTGAGGATTACAAGTGGGACTTGCCGTTTGGTGATATCGCTAAAATCTGGCGTGCAGGTTGTATCATCCGTGCTCAGTTCTTGCAAAAGATCACTGATGCATACGATAAAAATCCAACAATTGAAAACTTACTGTTAGATGAGTACTTTATTGATATTACCAAACGATATCAACAATCTGTTCGTGACGTCGTATCAATTGCCGTTCAAGCGGGAGTGCCAGTTCCAACGTTTGCATCAGCTATTGCTTATTACGATTCTTACAGATCAGAGCGTTTACCAGCAAATCTGATCCAAGCCCAAAGAGATTACTTTGGTGCACACACGTATCAACGTACGGATAAAGAAGGTACTTACCATTATAGTTGGTATAACGAAGAATAA
- a CDS encoding YceD family protein: MKWSLLELNKYKDKPCDFSETLDLKESLMSRDNLILDVSPVKATGILTVGKEEYLLHYRIDVIVTVPSSRSLTPVPLTLAIDVDEVFMTPEQYQQRDERLADEEIILLEKPTIDLDESVEDNILLSIPIQVLSEEEQSSQDMPKGNDWEVLSEADYAQKRQEEAQQTMDPRLAKLSELFSDSTDEDDKQ, from the coding sequence ATGAAATGGTCTTTACTAGAACTAAACAAATACAAAGACAAACCGTGTGATTTTTCAGAGACACTAGATTTGAAAGAGTCCCTGATGAGTAGAGATAATTTGATTCTAGATGTTAGTCCCGTTAAAGCAACCGGGATCTTAACAGTAGGAAAAGAAGAGTATTTGCTTCATTATAGAATTGATGTTATTGTAACAGTTCCATCTTCACGTTCTTTAACACCTGTTCCTCTAACACTTGCGATTGATGTTGATGAGGTCTTTATGACTCCTGAACAATATCAGCAAAGAGATGAACGTTTGGCAGATGAAGAAATCATTTTGTTGGAAAAACCAACAATTGATTTAGATGAGTCAGTCGAAGATAACATTCTTTTGTCTATTCCAATCCAAGTATTATCAGAAGAAGAACAATCAAGTCAGGACATGCCTAAAGGTAATGACTGGGAAGTTCTGTCTGAAGCGGATTATGCACAAAAAAGACAAGAAGAAGCACAACAAACAATGGATCCTCGTCTTGCTAAACTATCTGAATTATTCAGTGATTCCACTGATGAGGATGACAAGCAGTAA
- the rpmF gene encoding 50S ribosomal protein L32 has protein sequence MAVPARRTSKAKKGKRRTHYKLTIKGLNACSNCGEMRKSHHVCPACGHYDGKDVISKEA, from the coding sequence ATGGCAGTACCAGCTAGAAGAACTTCAAAAGCTAAAAAGGGCAAACGCCGTACTCATTACAAATTAACGATTAAAGGTTTGAATGCATGTTCAAACTGTGGTGAAATGAGAAAAAGCCATCACGTATGTCCAGCATGTGGTCATTACGATGGAAAAGACGTAATCTCTAAAGAAGCATAA